The Bacteroides fragilis NCTC 9343 genome includes the window CGGAACTACGGATTAAACTGCTTTGCCGATGACACGGGACTGGAAGTTGAATCACTGGGAGGTGCTCCGGGTATCTATTCGGCCCGTTATGCCGGTGGAGAAGGACACAATGCGGAAGCCAACATGTTGAAACTCCTCCACGAACTGGAAGGAAAAGACAACCGTAGAGCACAGTTCCGTACAGCTATTTCGCTCATTCTGGATGAAAAGGAGTATCTCTTCGAAGGAATCATAAAAGGCGAAATAATCAAAGAAAAAAGAGGTGATTCCGGATTCGGATACGATCCGGTATTCGTTCCTGAAGGATACGACCGGACCTTTGCCGAATTAGGTAATGAAATTAAAAATCAAATCAGTCATCGTGCTTTGGCTGTGAACAAACTATGTGAATTTCTTCGTTCAATCTGATCGATAAAACGAAATAAATAAAATGAATCCTTCGGCTGAATATAATTTCAAACCGAAGGATTTTTTTATACTTACCGATGTCGGCAGACGGCACTTCCCCACCCGCTACTAATGTGACCAAATATGATATCAAACATCAGGAGATGAATGGGTACATGCGAAATACATAACGAAGCTGAATAAAATTCATTTCAATACTTCATTCATCCTGAAACACTAAGCTTACATTACAAAAACA containing:
- a CDS encoding non-canonical purine NTP diphosphatase, coding for MKRKLVFATNNAHKLEEVSAILGDKVELLSLNDINCHTDIPETAETLEGNAYLKSSFIYRNYGLNCFADDTGLEVESLGGAPGIYSARYAGGEGHNAEANMLKLLHELEGKDNRRAQFRTAISLILDEKEYLFEGIIKGEIIKEKRGDSGFGYDPVFVPEGYDRTFAELGNEIKNQISHRALAVNKLCEFLRSI